One Setaria viridis chromosome 3, Setaria_viridis_v4.0, whole genome shotgun sequence DNA window includes the following coding sequences:
- the LOC117850255 gene encoding uncharacterized protein: protein MARRLRRPSPVPVTRLLLLAGLAAIAVAVAIAVAAPAAKDPEDGQIRISVQYPTEEESQWLDRWAEKYRSKEPGSGFSVQPATDEESAYLNRIFSGSKNSGYEGRIEFDDNDRPRLVVDKFHSGARSSEPSDDLKNKEGESHAEHDVMEL from the exons ATGGctcgtcgtcttcgccgcccGTCTCCCGTCCCCGTCAcccgcctgctcctcctcgccggcctcgccgccatcgccgtggccgtcgccatcgccgtcgccgccccagcAGCGAAGGATCCAGAGGATGGGCAGATCCGGATCAGCGTCCAGTACCCTACCGAGGAGGAGTCGCAGTGGCTCGACCGCTGGGCGGAGAAGTACCGCTCCAAGGAGCCTGGCTCCGGCTTCTCGGTCCAGCCGGCCACCGACGAGGAGTCGGCGTACCTGAACCGCATCTTCTCCGGCAGCAAGAACTCCGGCTACGAGGGCCGCATCGAATTCGACGACAACGACCGTCC TAGGCTCGTCGTGGACAAATTCCACTCCGGAGCTCGCTCGTCGGAGCCCAGCGATGATCTGAAGAACAAGGAGGGGGAGTCTCACGCCGAG CACGACGTCATGGAGCTCTAG